The Blastopirellula retiformator genome includes a region encoding these proteins:
- a CDS encoding gamma-glutamylcyclotransferase family protein has protein sequence MANEIAAMFAYGTLKRGEEREKLWPARPLTVVTAFTQGRLYELGEYPGLVRGEDRVQGELWIFKHRDIQRVLEVLDEVEDYPRLYLREPFDCETFDGQAISATAYICAQTDPLTEEMRILPDEQGIVNWKPAGGRFQSIL, from the coding sequence ATGGCTAACGAAATCGCAGCGATGTTCGCCTACGGCACGCTCAAACGTGGCGAAGAACGGGAAAAATTGTGGCCCGCTCGCCCGTTGACCGTGGTGACCGCGTTCACCCAAGGCCGGCTCTACGAACTCGGAGAATATCCTGGTCTGGTACGCGGCGAAGATCGCGTGCAGGGAGAGCTTTGGATCTTCAAGCATCGCGACATTCAGCGGGTGCTTGAGGTGCTGGACGAGGTTGAAGACTACCCGCGGCTTTATCTGCGAGAACCGTTCGACTGCGAGACGTTCGACGGCCAGGCGATTTCCGCCACCGCGTACATTTGCGCTCAGACCGATCCGTTGACCGAAGAGATGCGGATCTTGCCCGATGAGCAAGGCATTGTGAACTGGAAGCCGGCCGGCGGAAGATTTCAGTCGATCTTGTAG
- a CDS encoding helix-turn-helix transcriptional regulator produces MARNEQLIRQHKILQILEPSRYGYLLEEIRDDLVTQLGLTSLHVRTVRRDLEALQAAGVDVDSHESPRGRVWKMGSGARGMHKINASATELIALSLGRDLMLPLAGTPFWIGIESFWNKIQEELPGSIWDHYHKYRQVLHVSGITPKSYKEQEGVLKTINRAIQQHRVVQISYQTLGQPMPKQREIEPYGVVLYQSSIYIVAAAREVEDPESRVRHWKLDRFKKAEALDDYFKPPKDFDLEQHLAQSIGIFASEKPQNFKIRISSFAAAWVREDPWHPEQKIEPQEDGSVILTVKAANDLEIIPRVLALGPEAEVLSPASCRKAVAERVKRLAEIYKID; encoded by the coding sequence GTGGCACGCAACGAACAGCTGATTCGACAGCACAAAATCTTGCAGATTCTCGAACCCTCGCGGTACGGCTATCTGCTGGAGGAAATCCGCGACGATCTGGTTACCCAGTTGGGCCTGACGTCGCTGCATGTGCGAACCGTCCGCCGCGATCTGGAAGCTTTGCAAGCGGCCGGCGTCGACGTCGACAGTCACGAATCGCCCCGCGGTCGCGTCTGGAAGATGGGCTCTGGCGCCCGAGGGATGCACAAGATCAACGCCTCGGCGACCGAACTGATCGCCTTGTCGCTGGGTCGCGATCTAATGTTGCCGCTGGCCGGCACTCCCTTCTGGATCGGCATCGAATCGTTCTGGAACAAGATTCAGGAAGAGCTGCCTGGGTCGATCTGGGATCACTACCACAAGTACCGTCAGGTGCTGCACGTTAGCGGCATCACCCCCAAGTCGTACAAGGAGCAAGAAGGCGTTCTGAAAACGATCAACCGGGCGATCCAGCAACATCGCGTCGTGCAGATCTCGTATCAAACGCTCGGCCAGCCAATGCCCAAGCAGCGTGAGATCGAACCATACGGCGTGGTGCTGTATCAATCGAGCATCTACATTGTCGCGGCGGCCCGCGAAGTCGAAGATCCGGAAAGCCGGGTACGCCACTGGAAGCTTGACCGCTTCAAAAAGGCGGAGGCGCTTGACGACTACTTCAAACCACCGAAAGACTTCGACCTCGAACAGCACTTGGCCCAGTCGATCGGCATCTTCGCCTCGGAAAAGCCGCAGAACTTTAAGATCCGGATCAGCAGCTTCGCCGCCGCCTGGGTTCGCGAAGATCCATGGCATCCGGAACAGAAAATCGAACCGCAAGAAGATGGCAGCGTGATCCTGACCGTCAAAGCGGCCAACGACCTGGAAATCATCCCGCGGGTCTTGGCGCTAGGACCTGAAGCGGAAGTGTTGTCCCCCGCCTCGTGCCGCAAAGCGGTCGCTGAGCGAGTCAAACGCTTGGCCGAGATCTACAAGATCGACTGA
- a CDS encoding DEAD/DEAH box helicase yields the protein MIKHEALLSPAPLYDDVLSAPAAPFDDSCLDDLFEGALVDPRPYQLRIASKAISAFEQHRADPFAELSASAASVLVESPTGSGKTVMGLGIAQWMQKHYGLSIGWVAMRRNLLQQAQEENLRRGFDVKLELISMFDKNPPKVDMLIVDEAQHDAASSMANLHCSVRPQYILGLTATPFRSDRVKLCFDTVIKDAGIHQLIQDDYLSRFHHFTIPEYTPEAVAEHYARSPQHWGKSIMFFHRRQQCDAAQLALAGYGIRSEVVTATSDRERQLADFIAGRTQVLINMSILTEGFDCPDLQTVFCRPSSRACTIQMCGRVFRKHAAHPFKQVVQCRNTPHPILKTASAAEQYVWNGEGWRSLKMNREINKISSRTRQLIAGAEVKLPKVVAAARTSKPFWQQVRERF from the coding sequence ATGATCAAGCACGAAGCTCTCCTCTCCCCTGCTCCGCTGTACGATGACGTCCTTTCGGCCCCGGCCGCGCCGTTTGACGATAGCTGCTTGGACGACCTGTTCGAGGGGGCCTTGGTCGATCCTCGTCCTTATCAGCTGCGGATCGCCTCGAAGGCGATTTCGGCCTTTGAGCAACATCGGGCCGATCCATTCGCCGAACTCTCCGCTTCGGCCGCGTCGGTGTTGGTCGAAAGTCCGACCGGCAGCGGCAAGACGGTCATGGGGCTTGGAATCGCCCAGTGGATGCAAAAGCACTATGGGCTGAGCATCGGCTGGGTCGCCATGCGGCGGAATCTGCTGCAGCAAGCCCAGGAAGAGAACCTGCGGCGGGGCTTTGACGTCAAGCTAGAACTGATCTCGATGTTCGACAAGAATCCTCCCAAGGTCGACATGCTGATCGTCGACGAAGCCCAGCACGACGCCGCTAGCAGCATGGCGAATCTCCACTGCTCGGTTCGCCCGCAGTACATCCTAGGACTGACCGCCACGCCGTTTCGCAGCGATCGGGTCAAGCTGTGCTTTGACACGGTGATCAAAGACGCCGGCATTCACCAGCTGATTCAAGACGACTACCTGAGTCGCTTCCATCACTTCACCATTCCGGAATACACGCCGGAAGCGGTCGCAGAGCACTATGCTCGTAGCCCGCAGCACTGGGGCAAGTCGATCATGTTTTTCCATCGCCGCCAGCAATGCGACGCCGCCCAGCTCGCTTTGGCCGGATATGGCATCCGCAGCGAAGTGGTCACCGCCACCAGCGATCGCGAGCGGCAGTTGGCCGACTTCATCGCCGGGCGTACCCAGGTGCTGATCAATATGTCGATCTTGACCGAAGGTTTCGACTGCCCGGATCTGCAAACCGTTTTCTGCCGTCCTTCGAGCCGGGCCTGCACAATTCAAATGTGCGGCCGCGTCTTCCGCAAACATGCGGCCCATCCCTTCAAGCAAGTGGTGCAGTGCCGCAACACGCCGCATCCGATTTTGAAAACGGCGTCAGCCGCCGAGCAATACGTCTGGAACGGCGAAGGCTGGCGAAGTCTGAAGATGAACCGCGAGATCAACAAGATCAGCAGCCGCACCCGGCAACTAATCGCCGGCGCCGAAGTGAAACTGCCCAAAGTGGTCGCCGCCGCCCGCACGTCGAAACCGTTCTGGCAACAGGTTCGCGAACGGTTTTAG
- a CDS encoding DUF932 domain-containing protein — MKWNFEYGYARIKDFQVAAERDMRSGKVHVKSIDLHGEQLTPTPRFWRSMFQRFGFSESVFRYFDHGEVFQRIAARTPSDAIRFCVERSPQGKSRLLSVSNPKRPVISHDEVMDLVDRYEGGDVGYADGLITSTHRPRSGDCTFEIGGDHFKHRFVMETPIDGFSQPRIFLSFLRMVCSNGAIGYSRAFRSDVSLGKDIGHCISRALDSYDNGEGYAALRQRFESAQTSWASLHECNSLYKILCKFERGKSISAENVMPDFHKMTGRLHELYGMANLDALSEKRQRILPARCRIYDLVNFASEVATHHAEADASRSLQAYIGSLISDEYDMEGTAVDSTEFADLLLSESSAALN; from the coding sequence ATGAAATGGAACTTCGAATACGGATATGCCCGAATCAAAGATTTTCAGGTCGCCGCCGAGCGTGACATGCGCAGCGGCAAGGTCCATGTGAAGTCGATCGACTTGCATGGCGAACAGCTGACGCCGACGCCGCGGTTTTGGCGGTCGATGTTTCAGCGGTTCGGGTTCTCGGAAAGCGTGTTTCGCTACTTCGATCATGGCGAAGTTTTTCAGCGGATCGCGGCCCGCACGCCGAGCGATGCGATCCGCTTCTGCGTCGAGCGTTCGCCGCAAGGGAAAAGCCGCCTGCTGTCGGTCAGCAATCCGAAACGTCCCGTCATCTCGCATGACGAAGTGATGGACCTGGTCGATCGTTACGAAGGGGGCGACGTTGGCTACGCCGACGGTCTGATCACCAGCACGCATCGTCCTCGCAGCGGCGACTGCACGTTTGAGATCGGCGGCGATCATTTCAAACATCGCTTTGTGATGGAGACGCCGATCGACGGCTTCAGCCAACCCCGGATCTTCCTCTCATTCTTGCGGATGGTTTGCTCCAATGGCGCCATCGGCTACAGCCGTGCCTTTCGCAGCGATGTCAGCCTGGGAAAGGATATCGGGCATTGCATCAGCCGGGCGCTCGACAGCTACGACAATGGCGAAGGGTACGCGGCGCTACGGCAGCGATTTGAAAGCGCGCAGACTTCGTGGGCATCGCTGCACGAATGCAATTCGCTGTATAAGATCTTGTGCAAGTTTGAGCGAGGCAAGTCGATCTCGGCCGAGAACGTGATGCCCGACTTCCACAAAATGACCGGACGCCTGCACGAGTTGTACGGGATGGCGAATCTCGATGCCCTCAGCGAAAAACGCCAGCGAATTTTGCCGGCCCGCTGCCGCATTTACGACCTGGTCAATTTCGCCAGCGAAGTCGCCACGCATCATGCCGAAGCGGACGCCAGTCGTAGCCTGCAGGCCTACATCGGCAGTCTGATCTCGGACGAGTACGACATGGAAGGAACGGCGGTCGATTCGACCGAATTCGCCGATTTGCTCCTCTCCGAATCGAGCGCCGCGCTGAATTAG